A window of the Juglans microcarpa x Juglans regia isolate MS1-56 chromosome 5D, Jm3101_v1.0, whole genome shotgun sequence genome harbors these coding sequences:
- the LOC121266276 gene encoding trans-resveratrol di-O-methyltransferase-like, whose product MYVHARSSELRDLHQIKKMDLVNCGQEASELFRVQSHLYKHLFSFIDSMSLGCAIQLGIPDIIHSHGQPMTLPQLVSKLHIDPKKTMCVHRLMRLLSHSGFFTKTTTVHEDGEEEEEAYALTPSSRLVLKDDRTSLSPFVVAMLDPALINPWYSLGDWFRGSELTPFAKENGMGLWDYCNQNPEYGDTFNEAMASDSRFMRLVVKEYKPIFEGLGSLVDVGGGTGTMARIISEAFPHIKCTVYDLPHVVANLPETSNLNYVGGDMFQYIPPADAILFKWIMHDWNDEDCVNILKRCKETITSKGYKEGNKVIIIDVVINEEKDDEDTTKAKLLFDTVLMVLLPGKERTEKEWEKLFLEAGFSRYKIVASYGMKSLIEVYP is encoded by the exons ATGTATGTGCATGCAAGAAGCTCTGAGTTAAGAGATCTACACCAAATTAAGAAGATGGATCTAGTGAATTGTGGCCAGGAAGCGAGTGAGTTGTTTCGAGTTCAGTCTCACCTGTACAAACATCTATTTAGCTTCATAGATTCCATGTCACTCGGCTGTGCAATTCAGCTTGGCATACCTGACATTATCCATAGCCATGGCCAACCCATGACTCTTCCACAGTTGGTCTCTAAACTTCACATTGACCCAAAAAAAACTATGTGCGTGCACAGGCTTATGCGTTTGTTGTCGCATTCCGGCTTCTTCACCAAGACAACAACTGTGCAtgaagatggagaagaagaagaagaagcctaTGCTCTCACGCCTTCTTCTAGGCTCGTCCTCAAGGACGATCGCACCAGCTTGTCACCATTTGTTGTAGCTATGCTTGACCCTGCTCTTATAAACCCATGGTATTCCTTGGGAGATTGGTTTCGAGGGAGTGAGCTCACGCCTTTTGCAAAAGAGAATGGGATGGGTTTGTGGGACTACTGCAACCAAAATCCAGAATACGGTGACACTTTTAATGAAGCCATGGCCAGCGATTCCAGATTTATGAGGCTAGTCGTCAAGGAGTACAAGCCCATTTTTGAGGGTTTGGGTTCGTTGGTTGATGTTGGAGGTGGAACTGGGACTATGGCAAGGATCATTTCCGAGGCATTCCCTCACATTAAATGCACTGTGTATGACCTTCCACATGTCGTTGCCAACTTGCCAGAAACTTCAAACTTGAACTACGTTGGTGGTGATATGTTTCAGTACATCCCTCCTGCAGATGCAATTCTGTTTAAG TGGATTATGCATGATTGGAACGATGAAGACTGTGTCAACATACTGAAGAGATGCAAAGAAACTATTACAAGCAAAGGTTATAAGGAAGGAAATAAGGTAATTATCATAGACGTGGTGATAAATGAGGAGAAGGATGATGAAGATACCACCAAAGCAAAGCTCCTCTTTGACACAGTGCTGATGGTTTTGCTCCCTGGAAAAGAAAGGACCGAGAAAGAATGGGAAAAGCTCTTCTTGGAGGCTGGCTTTAGCCGCTACAAAATAGTGGCATCCTATGGCATGAAATCCCTGATTGAGGTTTATCCTTAA